Genomic DNA from Nicotiana tabacum cultivar K326 chromosome 21, ASM71507v2, whole genome shotgun sequence:
ttctctcttagaatcgaattccatgatgttcccgtaagtttcaagtaagTTTGGCCTAGGTAcctaattcccatgttccgagttgttcctaatGAATTCGATTATCCCAAGTAAGCATTGTGTTGAAAGATGCATATACTCAAAACGTGTTCCAATTGCTCTTATCTTATCATGATCTCTTTAGAGAATGTGTTCAAGTAAGGtttatgtattaaaatgttatgacttcaaTTCGTGATTCAAATGAAAGTCtattatgcttaacttggaaagaaaACACAATGTGCCTAAGATTTCTGTTGCTCCTATACACACTTAAGGTCTTCATTACAAAttctcttattgttgataatctataaagatgcttgaaagtaaAAGAAGTGAGTatgagatataaagtgtggccaccaTGCAAGGAATGGAAATTGtacttgtggccaatagtgccaatgaaatgaaatgatgtgtgaaagATTACGAAGTGAGAATTAACTCAACTGTTCCGAATTGATTTTGAAAATAGAATTGCTTAAAGGTTTACGTACTCAAGTCATGTTTAAACTATCCGTAGCACATTATGCTCCACTTAGTGGGAAATTATTCAAATATGGTTGTTGTAACTGATGCATATGATTTGAACCGATGATTCAATCGTAAATCACCATGCTCTGCTTTGCAAGTAATTGCAATGTattttgagttcttacatactctTGAGTTGAGACTGTTTATTGCCCTTTGGGaaaagtttttcaaaaataaatggtatattactcgtttatgattttacttgtgcttcgattgccagtCATTTTGTTCCATTTCTTTGGAAAGAAACACATTTTGTTTAAAGTCATATTTACTGATAAACTTAAAGttatgatttccggaatattctatatgttaaTGATGATTCTTGAATGTAAAgaaaatgaaagtgtggaatatgagatACGACCATCGtaccatgaatgaagaatcatatgtgtggccaagagagccaataaaataatgatgttCTGAGTGGTTTAAAGTACTAATGAAGCTATATATGGTGGAAAAGGTTATGAGGTGAATGCATTTGTATTTATGTTTCCTTTGCTTTGCAAaacaaaatgtttttgggagtatcattagcgagCCGAGGAAGGGCGGGTTGTAACGGCCCACACCCAAAACTACACGTTCCGTTGTAGGAATGGATTGAGATTATTCCACTTAATTGGGATTAGATTGATGTAATGAGATTATTCCCTTTAATTAGGATGAGATTGATGTTAGCTCTGGATTGGAATGTTGACCCATACAGCATATGTGGGGAGACGGACTAaccgatcgggtggagatcggacgccatgtcatGCGCATGGTGGTTCCTCACTCTTGGTATCACCTTTTATTTGCATCACCATGTCAATCCATATTGATTTGTAGAGAGATGGCTGAGCCGATCAGGTTTGTGATCAGACTCCATGCCTCATGTATGGTGTGATGATCGGaggctaatgatctcccaaccaaaaatgctaatttcttattttgaaaaattgttatgttttaacttggtaTTTGGATATCATTGGTTGTTACTTGTTGCTTTCATGGTTATTCCATTGTTATATTGGAATTCTATTTCATGAGAGGATATTTAGTTCTACATAATCGTaatattccatatgtactaacgtcccttttgccggggtgttgtatctttaatggatgcaggtggtttgtCAACGAGCAGAtttgatcctcgttagcagttacccttttctcagcaggttttggtgagccctattaTGTTCCGAGCCTTATGTTCCTTTACGTTGTACATAgtgttttaaggtatagccggggccttgtctaTGGCAcatccatactactcttctgttatACTTAGAGGCTCTGTCGACATGTTGTAGGTAGTGTTCAATTTATGGTaatgaactagaagtgttggtatttggcaaacatgttttttcCTCGTAACtatgaacttgtaatattttgaaaattgtaaatGAAGCTCCTATGAGTAATGGGAAAAAGAATGTGGTACTCATTACTCTTTTCATGTTTATCTCCTGTTATTGATTCTTATATTGGTCatgggtaaggttgggtagaaggcatcaatAGGATTGCTTGACCGAGGTATTTCGGTTGAGTGCCATCGCGCTCCCCGAGGGAGAGGCGTGACAGTAGCCtgatctcaagtctatcttcgagaagCAATTGGCACCCTGCAGGTGGTCGAACAAGTCATCAATTATGGGAAGAGAatatttattcttgatcgtgaccttgaTCAACTGTTTGTAATCTATGCGCATACGTAGGGAGCCATaattctttttcacaaataagactgATGCTCCACAAGGAGAAGTGTTGGTTCTGATGAAACCCCTATCTAACAGATCTTTCAACTGCTCCTTAAGTTCCTTTAATTATTGTGGTGCCATCCTTTAAGGAAGAATAGATATTGGTTGCATACCTGGCACTATATCAATGGGAAAGTCAATTTCCCGCTCTGGAGGAAGATTTGGAAGCTAATCTGGAAATACGTCAGGGAACTCAGTCACTACTGGAACTGATTGAAGAGTCGGTATTCCCTTATCTATGTCTCGAACATAAACTATATGATATAAGCATCCCTTGTCTATCTTCTTCCACGCCTTAAGGTACCAAATAATTCTACAACTAACCCTTTTGGAAAATTGAACTGGACTGTACTCTCTCTACAGTGAACATTAGCATAGCAGGAAGATAACCAACCATTACCAagtataacatcaaagtcaaccactTCTAACTCAATCAAGTTAGTTGTATTACTACGGTCGCCGATCACAATAGTGCAACCTCTAAAAACACGCCTAGCTACTACTGAATAACCAATTGGGGTGGCTACCTCATAAGGTTTAATGTCTTCTAGTTCTTTCCCAAATTTAGTAGTAACAAAGGGAGTAGCATATGATAGTGTAGAACCAGGATCTATCAACACATACACATTATGAGAATTCACGAATAAAGTACATGTAACCACGTCTGGTGAAGCCTCCCGATCCTAACAACCAACCAGAACGTAGGTACGGTTCTGGGGGCCGCCTGTAGTAGGAGCTCCACCTCGGCATGTACCATGACCCACTTGTGTCTGAGGAACTTGCCCTTGTGGGTGTGCTGGTGCTGAAGAAGCTGCAACTGATCTCGCTAGCTGAGCTACACCGCTACCACCCCTAGGCGGGCAACCTCTCATAAAATGGTCTGATTCGCCACAAATATAACATACATCTACACCAGACTGGTATCATCCCAAATAGCATCTACCATAACCATAACACCTAGGGTAAAGTGAACCACCCTAACTAGAAACACCTCGATACTAGGACCATGAAGCCCGTGATGCCTGACTAACTCTAGATTGTGGGGGTCGATCAGATCTCGGCCCCTAAAATCATGATGGAGTACTACCTGCCGGCTGCCTGACACTCTGCTATCTACTAGCAGCAGATGTCTCACCAAACGAACCTGAAAATCTGTCTCTCTTGCTTGAGTTCTTATCTCTGTCAGCCCTCTGGTTCTATTTCCTTTCCTCAAGTGCTAAGGCGAATTACTAAATACATGCAATGTCCACACCCGTCTACATAGAAACAGTCATACACCTATTTACTAAGTGAGGACCATGTCCTGCTACATACCTGTGTACCATGTCCTCCATATCTGATAAAAGTGCAGGAGCAAACCTCgcaaataaattaaaatagaggTTGTATTCTGCAACACTCATACACCCTTGTCTCAATATTAGAAACTGATCCAATCGTGCTCTTTGTGTATCAGTAGGTAAGTAATTGAGGAGGAATTCCTCTTAGAACTCCCGCCATGCAACTAGATCAGAATTTGCTCCCCTATACATCTCCCAAGTGGTATACCAACCTACTGCTAGATCCTGTAATCTATATGCTTCCAATTCAACTGACTCTCTATCTGTGAAATGCATAACTCTGAGGGATCTGGCTACTCTGTCTAGAAAATCATAGGGATCCTCTGTTGTACTAGATACAGTGAAAACTGGAGGCTCTAATCTGAGGAAATCACGAATCCTACAACCCGTATCGTCACCCTGAGGACCTATATGATGCCATCTGGACTGGGTAGCTGCAATGCTAGTCAATAGTCTTTTGCTTTATGTGTATAGTGTTTGGAGGTATAGCCGTTGCCTTGTCGCCGACACTATCATATTATTCTTTGTATcaattagaggctccgtagacatagtatgAGTTGTATTTTGATTTGGGTACGTTAAACTAGAAATGTTGTACTTGTAACACATGTTTCCACTTATAAGCTACGAATgtgtaatatatttttaaaatcgtGAATGAAGTAATTAATGGTAATGAAATTGGTATTGTACATGAAATCCTCTCATTGCCTAACTAATGGTATACATCTTCGCTTTATTTATGGGTAAGGTCGGGTATAAGGCATCGAGTAGGCTTACTTGACTGGGATATCTcaattgagcgccggtcgcgctctccAATGTCGGAGCGTGACACTTGTAAGACTTATGAACTTGGTGTATACTGAATCACATAACACATGAAAACATGCTAACAGAGGAAACATGATTACATCGATTACTTCCAACGCAAAAGAGATATATACATATAGGGATCCGTGGCCGTAACACATGTCGACAATCCGACACCTGAGTACTGAATTAACACCTGTACATGACTAACAATACAAACTGCACaagtctacgaagcctctatgAGTGTTTGACAACAGTACTACTATCGGGATACgaccccgacctacccataaagTCTATACATATGCACATTATAAAATGACTAGACTCCGCCAAACTCCGGGTAGAAATGGAGCTTACCGAACATTCGTCGAACGCCTGTAACTGCCTACTGGGGAGGCTTGCCAACCTGAGTATCTGAACATACAACATGAATATACCGCCCTCGGCAAAACAGACGTGAGTACGGATGCAATTGTACTCGTATATAAGACAAaccaaataataataaaggaaCAAAGGCTCATAACAGAGACAACTGAAATATGATCGTCTAAATACATCAGAAAGCTATGAAACAACCTACAGGAATACATATCAGATCTCACTGTTCTTATGTTACAAGCGTCTCTTTGAGTGCTTGCTGAGTAATATGGAATCATATTACTTGTCAACTTGTGATTGTTACATAACCGATAAGTTGTTTTAATTCTGGAATATAGTGAGCCGCATAGGGCATATAACATGTGAAAACATTCCTCTGCGAGGCTCGACGTTTCCATTCCCCCGTATATTAATGCACCAAACTTCCTTTTTATTGAAGTTGAACTTAAAATTGAATTACGGacttataatttaaaaaatatttttacttattcTTTCGCAAAACCCTAAAGCGAAACAacaatctttcatttttcacatacTAGAGGTACATATTGGGGTTATTTGCACAAATATGATACTTTTGTGTtactattaattttttttagctATGGTAAAAAAAGTTTGAGAAAAATATGGGCAAGACTTTTTCTCATGCTGAGTTGGATTTTCCTTAATAATAAGTTATAGTAATCGATAGAAATTTATCACAAATTCTAGTGATCATCAGAAGTATGCTTTGATCTGATTTAGAAAATCAGGAGCATACTTTAAAATTTTAGCGCGGgataattttcttaaaatattttttaactgGATCAAAATATAAACCATAGTTTAAAAGAGGTCCATCTATCATAATTTCTTGTACATAGTGGGCAGTGGCCACAGAAAGCCTAAAAAACACCCAAACTGAAACCCATAAACCGATATCCATACCCAAGccgaaaacaatcaaaataaattctATCCAAATACAATTCGGTCGCGGTTTCCATTCTTCTAACAAGAtctatactatactatcttttaTTATCGTGTATGTGATAATAACCCAAAGTTCACCCTTTTTTCTCGCTTTATATATTCCAAGTACTCTGTCATTTAAATCTCTTCAAATTCTAAAACTGAGTTTTAATTTGGGCAAACAAAATTTAAAAGAATGGGAAAAAATCAAGCTTACAAAGCTATGCAGCGAGCGAGGGTTGGTTCTAGCTCAGCCGGACCTGAAGATGTTGATGATGGAATGGTTCGTCCCTTTTCACACTATTCTATTTCAGTTCAACTTCATTCATTTTACTTTTGTGGTTTCATCTTTTGAATATttgttttagatttttatttGGTTGTAAATTATTGTTGACTTAATAATTTTAGTGCTGCTTTTGCGTATGGTAAGATTTTCAAGATATTATATTATCTTTGACGTTGTGATTAATTGTGTAAAATTATCTGCTTCAGCTTGGTCCGGTGtggcagatttttttttttatcattttctatTTCCAGTGGTGACATATGGTAATTATACGATGTGTAGGATAAGGTATAAGAAtagtcttttgaaaatattttggtgTAAAATGACTTGTGCCAATAAAAGGGATGCATTAAGCTCGCGCTATGTGCGGGATCCGGAGAAGGGCCTGACCACAAGGGTCTACTGTACGCAGCCTTACCGATATGTGAGGAAAATCATTTTCTCCAGACATTGGGAGTGTGAGGAAACGATTTTCCATGTGAAAAATTGTCACCGGAAGTATTGGATCAAGCTTCATGAAGGTAAAAGATAAGAAAAACAATTACTCATTTCATTGATTGTATAAGACAATTAAAGTCTAATTAATTCTGAGTAGCGCTATCTCTAGACTCTAATTATTTTAGTTTGTATTTGTGATGCTTAtgtttttcttcaatttttttcctTAAAGTTTATATAATTGAGCTAACTTTTTCTATTTAGTACGTTGGAGAATTTTCTGTTCCTTGTTTTTGTGCTTTGTCTGATGAGGACTGTCGCAGGTGGATGGTTCTTTTCATACACCAGAGTGGCATGCTGCTCGTTTGGCAAGCCTTAAAACTTCTCATACAGTTACCTGGGAAGAGTTCAAAAAGAAACAGAAGGTAACATACTCAGCCACCTTGATGGTCATAGGAGAGTGTACATATTCTTTGTTTGTAGTTTGCAGGTTTTGCTTACTTGGACTGCATGTCTTCAAATTTGATCAGTTTGTTGCTTTCTGAAGCTAgggagaaaatagaaagaaaatgtTAGTTGATGTATTAGGTTGTTACATCGAAGTACAGTTATATAAGAAAACATGGTTAAATTTGCTTAATAAACACCATTGTGATTGTCTTAAATGAAACTATGAAAGTAAACATACCTACATGTAGGTACAGTGAGAACACTTAAGAAGCGAACCTTGAAGAAAGATACGAAAAGAGGAACTAAGTATGCTTGGTTATGGTATATTAGTGCTGGATATTTTTTGCAGACACCACTAGCCCTACATACTGAGGAACAACTCCAATATGCAGAATGTGTCTAGATGGCCTTGTTTTAATCACTATGTTGTTTTGTACAACTAGCAAGTAATTGCATGAACATTTGGAGGTTGAATATTTTTAGCTGTTACTAACTACCTGGTTCTTGTAGAACTTCTACATTTTGTGGATGACTACTAGTATTATTTTCTTATAGGAAAAAAAGAAGattatttctattgtttcctGATAATATAGCTGTTCTTTCTTACTCTCTGTGTCTTATTCTGGAGATGCATAATACTAATGATACTCTTTTAGGAAGAAGAAATGAGAAAAGGCGAGCTAGAAGCAGACAAAGATAAAATGATGAGGGAATACAGAGCTCAGCTAGATGCTGAAAGGGCCATCAAGCTCTCTCAGGGGAGGAACCATTCCAGCAGTAAACACAGCCGTAAAAAGGGTAAAGTGTTCTGAAATTGCAGAATGGGACAATTTTCTAGTTCTTTTAGTTATAGTTATATCTTTAGTGTGTTAAATTTCTAATGTCTTAATCAGTTCTTCCTTGACGGTGAAATTCATTGTTGCAGATAAGAAGGACAAAGATACAAAGAAACacaaaagcaaaaagagaaaggtGAAGATTTTGTTCAATCTAGACCTCTTTCCTttgcttgtgagaatgaaaagtTGCCGATAATCTTACTTAGGTTAAGCTTGGTTGTCTTTTTATACCATGAAATAAACATGTTTAAAGATCTTTTAGTGCTGTTGGTTTTCTATCCTAAAGTGGCAAGTTGTAGCTACCTGAATCATCTTGCTTAATACCATATCATTTGCATTGCATTTAGATgaaactaaatattattttttgggcTAGAACTTATTTTATAATTGTTCAAATAGAGAAAAAGTTATGTAACTGAAAACAGTGACACCCCTAGTAAAAAGGTGCAAATACCCATTTGTATCTTCGGTGAGAAATTAATTGATCTAATTTTTGGTCGATTAGGGGTTTCACTGGTCTTAGAAACTTAGAATCAGATTCTCCAATAAAGGGTTTGTGGATGGCGGCATTGGTGATTGGGGTCTTGTACTTCCATATCATGGCCAGGTCCTCCTGCCAGTTTTGAGCTTCCTAGTAGCAACTTTTGATTTTCTCTAAGCCATCTAACTTAACTATGCTGTAGCCGATGAAAACAAAAAGAGGAGAATTTTTAGTTTCAGGTGAGATAAAGATTTTCTGCGGTTCTCATTGCTTTCACTTGCTGCTGAATGAATCCTTGATCATTAGACTTATTGATGAGATTTAAAGGACTTTTGAGGTCTGTCTATTATATGTTAACCTGAGCTGTGTGTGCATGTTATAAGAAAATTCAATATAGCATGCTTATGCTTACAATTTCCACCTATATATGGTAAGATGAAATTTCAAAGTGAGAGATTGAATCTGAATTGGTTCAATTTGACAAGAGAGAGTTACTCCCGCGGATGAGCCCCTCCTCTTCCAACCAAAACGTTGGGAGTTCGAGTAAATATAGGGGAAGTGGGAGAACACCATTAAATTCCCTGGGGAGGGGGTTTACCAAATCAACCGAAAAAATGATTTAGTCCTGATTCTTGGTTGTCATTTCTCACGTCTTAAAGTGACCGATTATGTTGTAGGAACAAAACATTGCCCCCTAGGGTTAGTTCACGTGGCAAAGGTTGAGGGTCTTGTGACATAGATCACTGATTCGAGCCCTGTGCCATGCAAACTAAGCCTAGTATTTAAGTGTTGAAGGGTAAAGGGGTCGCATTATCCCCGAGTTTTGAAGGCGGCGGTTGGTCCTAAGAGGTTGGCCCCATATGGATTTCTTGGTCATCAAGAAGAAAAACATGTTGAGAGAAAGGATATGATTATAAGACAAGGGTTATTAGATGACCTATGTGCTTGGAATGAAAGAAATGTCAAAAACATAAATAACCTGGAAAGATTAAAATAGGAAAAATTAGCTAACATATATTTGACTTGATGAGATAAGAAGTAGCAAATGCTAATCCTTAAAACTAACAATTGAGAGCTTCATATGTACTTCAATAAGCGTCTGAACAGGTAATTGCTTGACCAAAAATTTGAACTTACTAAATCTTTCTAGCTATCAGTTATCAATGTTCTATTCTAATTGGTGTCTCTGTAAAATGTTGAACATGCAGTAGCAGTTGAACTAAATGAATTTCCATGAAGAATAGCTTAGCAATTGTCAAATAGTCTGTATACTTTTATCTCCATGTTGAATATATACTAAAAATTTGTACTAGAAACAAATGGAGTGCCTCCCTTGTACAACGGAAGCAAAAAAGAGAGAAGTGTCAACATTGAAACCTAGAACACCTTTAGATGATCTTGTAGATGTTACCCACTAGATTTATTGGTCTGAAATCCTTGATACTGTTTGCCTTGTTCAATAACTGTAATTAAAGAAGAAGCATTACTACTCTTCTCAAATTTTCTTCTAGAACGGAAATGTCTTACTGCACTcatgatttcttctttatttatgttcCAACTTTGATAATTGTCATTAAAGAAGCATTGGTACTCTTCTCAAATTTTCTTCTACAATGGAAATGTcatgatattttctttatttatgttccaACTTCGATAAAAGAAGTTGTAAAATCGTCAAGGCGTGTACTTTGTCCCCTGCATTGCTGCTAATTACCCTTATATTTCCTTCTCCGTGAACTCTCTCCCCGAACACTCTTATTTCCTCCCGTATGTTGCTAAAATTCACTCCTAGTTTTGGTATCTTCTCTAATTCTTTATACAATTGTCTGTAGAAGACCTTAATAGCTCTCTTACTTCCTCTTTTTCCTCTTACTTTATTTGTCCACCTCAATTATGTTCACAAATCTCTTCTGTTAGTGTAAGCTAATCAATGCAAAATTAACATGGCAGACACAGTCACATTTTTTTAGTCGCAACACcgttatttttttttctctgtttgcCAATTGTCATATTTGGTAACTCCCCCTTCACTTTTTCATTTTCTCTACCCTTTTTAAATCCATCTTCCCCTCTTTCATTTCTTCCTCTAAGTTCGTTCATTAGACACCTCACCTTTGTTTCTACCCTCCGAAAAATTTTACTGCTCCACTTTCTTACTTCATTTTTAAACAGATATAATTCCCTTGCCAAAGAGAAGTATGGGTGTACTTGGACTCAATCAACTTCCCCACCAATTACCTGCTATTTCCTTAGTTGTGTGCCGCGACCACTTtcttttcaaatctgaaaatGTTTTCAACCTCTTCCATCCTACTACCACTAGCAAGATGGGTATATGGTCTAATGTGAGCGAGGAAGAGGTACGTGGATGGTCTCTGGAACTGTCTCCTCCCACTCTGTCTAGATAAAAATTTGTCAGATCTCTGCCAATAACCCATGGAATCTCCCGCCCGTCTTCTACCCTGCAACTCTCCATACACTTCCCACAAAAGATTCTGGTATTTCCCCCTTTTTCAGTTGCAACCACACTAAGAGACCCCCCCACAAATCTCTTCATTCCACGCCCTCCACACATATAACGACTAACATGTGTTTCATAA
This window encodes:
- the LOC107802791 gene encoding uncharacterized protein LOC107802791 isoform X2 is translated as MKVDGSFHTPEWHAARLASLKTSHTVTWEEFKKKQKEEEMRKGELEADKDKMMREYRAQLDAERAIKLSQGRNHSSSKHSRKKDKKDKDTKKHKSKKRKHSRRYSESSSSSSSSESSSSDDDDRESRKSRSKSKRRKKEKKHQSKSKQSTSDDEEADGPLPLSRFFGSMKS
- the LOC107802791 gene encoding uncharacterized protein LOC107802791 isoform X1 — encoded protein: MGKNQAYKAMQRARVGSSSAGPEDVDDGMVDGSFHTPEWHAARLASLKTSHTVTWEEFKKKQKEEEMRKGELEADKDKMMREYRAQLDAERAIKLSQGRNHSSSKHSRKKDKKDKDTKKHKSKKRKHSRRYSESSSSSSSSESSSSDDDDRESRKSRSKSKRRKKEKKHQSKSKQSTSDDEEADGPLPLSRFFGSMKS